Within the Catalinimonas niigatensis genome, the region TCCGAAGATAAACTTTCTTTCTCTTTTATAATGGTTGATGATAACCAGCAGGAACAGAGGGTATTTTATAATGAGCCCATGCCCGCTGACTTTACCCGCTCCGAGCAGGTAGTAGTGATTGGCTCCTATCATAATGATGTTTTTGTAGCAGACCAGATCTTGATGAAGTGTCCTTCTAAGTATCAGGAAAAAGAAATTAGCTAACCTATGTTCAACGCCTTTCTGGGAGATGCCGGACATCTTTTTGTCATCATTTCCTTCATTACCTCACTTGTAGCTGCTTTTGCTTATATCAAAGCAGCCAATGCCCACGATCTGGAACAGAAACAGTGGCGGAATTATGCCCGTGGTGCGTTTTATTTGCATGGTATCAGTGTATTGGGTGTCGTAGGTACACTCTTCTATATTATTTATGCGAATCATTATGAGTATCATTATGCCTGGAGTCATGCATCACGCAGCCTGCCGGTCTACTATATGATTTCCAGTTTCTGGGAAGGGCAGGAGGGGAGTTTTCTGCTGTGGATATTCTGGCATGTAATCCTGGGAGTTGTAGTGATTAATACCAACAAAAAGTGGGAAGCCCCTGTAATGGCGGTATTTGCTTTTGTACAGGCTTTTTTGGCCTCCATGATCCTGGGTGTAGTATTTGGCGATCTGAAGATCGGAAGCTCTCCTTTTATATTGTTACGTGATGCTTTGGAAGCGCCTGTTTTCGCGGCCAATCCTGAATTTGTACCGGAAGATGGTACCGGATTGAATCCTCTACTGCAAAATTACTGGATGGTAATTCACCCTCCTACTTTATTTCTGGGCTTTGCCCTCACCATCATTCCTTTTGCTTACTGTATTGCCGGTCTTTGGAAAAAAGACTACGAAAACTGGGTTAAACCAGCTTTGCCCTGGACTATTTTTGCTTCCGCAGTGCTGGGCGTAGGCATCATGATGGGTGCCTACTGGGCGTATGAGACGCTGAACTTTGGTGGGTACTGGAACTGGGACCCGGTTGAGAACGCAGTGTACATTCCCTGGTTGATTATGATTGCCAGCATCCACACGCTCATCATTTTCAAAAATAATGGTACTGCCCTTAAAACCTCTATTGTACTGGTCATCACTTCATTTATTTTGATTTTGTACAGTACCTTCCTGACCAGGAGTGGTATTCTGGGAGAAGCTTCTGTGCACAGCTTTACCGATCTAGGCTTATCAGGTCAGCTTCTCATCTATCTACTTTTCTTTACGCTGGGTGCGATTGTCCTAGCTGCCATTCGTTGGAAGTATATCCCTACTTCTGAGAAAGAAGCATCAGCCTACAGCCGGGAGTTCTGGATATTCATTGGGGTCACTACGCTTTGCCTGATGAGTTTTCAGGTACTGGTTCCTACCTCTATTCCGGTATGGAATGCCGTTGTAGAACTGTTTGGCGGTATTTCCAATATGGCGCCTCCTGCTGATCAGATTGCTTTCTATACCAAATTTCAATTATGGTTTGGTGTTGTAGTTGCCCTGCTTTCAGGTACCGGACAGTTTTTCTTCTGGAAAAAGATGGATAAAGAAAAGCTGAAGAGTGAACTTACAGTTCCTGTAGTAGTAGCTCTACTGATCAGTTCATTGGCCATACTCATTGCTAAAGTAAGTGATCCGGCATATATTCTACTCCTGACGGCTGCTATCTATTCGGTGGTGGCCAATGCTAAAATCCTGATTCGTTTTGCACGTAGCAAAAATTACCGCTTGGCCGGTGGTTCGGTATCCCACATCGGAATTGCAATGATTCTTATTGGCATCCTGTTTTCATCCGGCTATTCCAATGTGGTTTCCATCAATAATTCAGGCTTGTTACTTTTCAAGGACGCACCTGATGATGCCAACGTAGAAAATACGCTTTTGTGGATCAATGAACCCCGTGAAATGGGCGAATATGAACTTACTTACAAAGGTTCTCGCATTGAAGTAAAAGGAATGCCTGGCTATGTAAATAAGCAGGCGCTCATACGTACCAATGACGATTATGTAGCGATTGCCAGAGAAGACTTAAGCAAAGACGGAAAAGTTTATTTTGCAAAAGGAGATACTGTAAAGGTGTATGCTGAAAATACGTATCACGAAGTGCTTTATACCCACAAAGAGAGCGGAAAAGAATTTTCTCTGTTTCCACGCTCTCAGGTCAATCCTAACATGGGCCTGATTGCCTCTCCTGATATCCGACATACGTTTGGAAAAGATTTGTACACCCACGTTTCTGCTATTCCAAATGATGAAGAAGAGAAAGAATGGAGTGAACTGGAAGAAATGGAAGTGCAAATAGGAAAACAGTTTTTCATTAATGACTATGTAGCCGTACTGGAAAATATTGAGCGGGTTGAGGAAGTGGAAGGCGCTCCTATTGAAGAAGGTGACCTGGCCGTGAAAGCCAATATCAGAGTGTACGGTGAAAATGAAGAATACATGCTTTCTCCTTACTATCTTATCCGTGACCGTATGGTTGGTCGTATTCCTTTTACTTCCAACGAACTGGGAGTTAGATTGACCTTAATGAACATCAAGCCTGAAGAGAACTCATTTGCTGTCGGCGTTGAAACCACTCAAAAGGACTATATAGTGATGAAGGCGATTGAGAAGCCTCTGATCAATGTGCTTTGGATGGGTACGCTACTGCTGATGATTGGCTTTGGAATTGCAACCACTCGCCGCTATAAAGATTTTGTCAAGCAGCGGGAGCAGGAAGAGAATCCTTCTACTGTTAGAAGAGATACTTCTACCAAGCGTAAGAAAACCCGTGGAGCGGTATCGGTATAACTTTAACAAAAGTTAGCTTTGTGATTAAAATACGAAAGACCCAAATCAGGGTCTTTTTTTTGCAATGTGAGCTTCAGGCGTTCTGTAGGATATAGGTTGAGCAATCTCTTATTCTACAATCTTGAAAGGCATAGCATGACTGCTCAGTAAAGGTAACGTAAAGTATAAAAAAACCTCTGAGGTTCATATAGATCCCAGAGGCTCTTCTCTTATCTTTTATACTTCTCTCTCTTTATTTCCTGATCGTAGTTTCTTCTTCTACCATAGCTACCGGACGGTCTTTTTTGGTAGTCAGAGTGCTTACAATAAAATTTCCTACTTTTCTTCCCTGTTTTACCCCGACCTCACAGGCTGGCATATAATGGATACCTCCATACAGACGACTGATGGCTGCTTCTTCTGAGGCTCCTATAAACGAATCAAATTCGCGTGGTGGCAGTCCATAGGCTACTTCAGTAGTATCTTGAAAATGGAAGGGCGCTCCATACAGATGGGTCAAAGCGACCGCTGCGGCTGAAGAGATGACGCTATGCCCACTGGTATATTCCGGAAAAGGAGGAGTCTGTAACAGTGGGGTCCAGTCAGGGTCCACATGCTGATTGATCACCGTCTCAGGACGGATCAGATTACTTTTGTACTTTTCACCCCAGCAACTGATAAAGCCATCCATCAACGAAACAGAAGTAAGTAGGTAAGCTTCTACTGACTGCATCAGATTAGCCTCAGCGGTACGGGAAGCAATGGCAGTAATACCCATCCAATGTCCTCCCGGGGTAATTTTTTTGGTAGCAAACATCACATGTCCCTGATGATGAGACACATAGGGATTACAATCCCAAAATTTAGCAATAGCTTCCTGCTCATCAGTCAGATTAACACCAGTTTCATAGACTTCCATCATTTCCTTATAAAACTGACTGCCTTCCTCTACACTAAATGGTGTGGGCGGGGCAGGCCTAAACTGCTGAGCCGAATCTAAGACCAGTGTACGAATGGAAGCCCAGTGAGGCTCAATTCCATCCATATAATCAGGAGGAGTAGGCTGCCAGCGACCTGGCTCATCTTTTACAGTAAACTTAGGAAAAGTACGGGTCTGCTTATAATTGTCACCACCAGCCCAGTTCATAACATGATCTGCTACCTGCTTGCCATAAGCCAAAGAGTTTTCATATACTTCAGAAGAAAGCGTGCTTTCATACTTAGCATATAAGTTTTGCTGGTATGCATCCATCTTTTCTTCTGAAAAGATAAGAGCTTTACCTACCGAAGTAAAAGCATGGATGCTGGCAAGTGAAAAATTATACTGTTTACCTTCTTCAGGTTGAGGCACATTGTCCAGGCCGTTGATTTGTCCTTCTAAGCTTTGATATTCAGGATGATCATGCCGCAACGCTTCGTAAGCAGCAATACTGGAATAGGAATAAATACGGCTGGCTACCGGTGGAGAGAAAATGTCATATACAATAATGTCAGTAAGCTTCTGCACCGCACTATGAATCAGTTCTCCATCATCAAAATTCATTTCAGTTTTAGGCTGACAGGAGACAGTCCAAAGAAAGAGGCCCGCAAGTAATAGGTGTTTGAGTTTTTTTTTCATAAGAAGCAATCGGTTCTTATTATTTATTCTATTTATCTGTAATTATTCGTTGTTCCTGTCAAGAATACGAGGAGGTAAACTGCTGAACCTTCAAAGTAACAGTTTTTCTTGTACTTTTTCTAACAATAAGGTCAGTGCGATTAGTTTCTACTACCTGAGATTTTCCTGCAAGCTAACCTATACACCCATCCTGCCTCTTAAACTCACAATGAATAAACATTGCCTACTTCTGAAAGAGGAATACAGCCTTGCTGACTCCCAGGTACGGGTTCGTAAGTCAGTAAATTTTTGCCTACTTCTTCTGAAGAAAAGTAGCCGGAGATGAGCATAGCTTTGAACTGCCGATAAAAAGAAACCGGTTTTTTCTCCCCGATAACTTCGCCCCAGATGGCATGATTAAGCATGTTGGCTTCCTGTTCCTGATCCAGCAAAAAAGCTTCCTGTTCTTCCGGGTTAAGGTTAGCAAAAGTTTTCCCATATGCCTGCCGACAGCTTTCTTCAAACTCCTTCATCCCCTGCACAAAAGCCTGCTGATCTTCAGCTGAATAAATGTTTTTGACGAATACATCAATGTATTGATCTATTCCCAGGTCTTTGGCGCCCGGCGTTTCTGTCCTGGGTAAGATACACTCCGCCATAGCCGAGACGGTGCTGGCCTGTGCTTCCGTAAAAAACTGGGGTGTCCATGTTAGTTGAGGCTCTGACTTACAGGCAGTCCACAATTGGCTAAGGGTAGAGGCTGAGAGTGTGTAACCGACAATCAGTCCGCTCTGTTTTAGTGCTTCTCTTCTGTTCATAAGATCAAACTTTAAGATTCCTTTTTTTCATTTCGCTTACCGCATGGTCTACCGCACGGGCGGCAAGAGCCATATAGGTGATGGAAGGATTAACACAGGAGGCTGATGTCATACAAGCACCATCTGTGACGTACACATTGGGTACGGCGTGTATCTGATTGAACTTGTTAAGGACTGAAGTTCTAGGATCGCGACCCATACGGGCTGTGCCCATTTCGTGAATTCCTTTGCCGGGAGCTCCTATGTTGTCATAAGTCTGTACATTTTGCAAACCTGAAGCCTCCAGCATTTCTTTGGCATCTGACATCATCTGCTTGCGCATTGCCAGTTCGTTCTCCTTAAACTCACAGTCAAAAGTCAGGGTAGGTAAACCCCATTTATCCTTGAGTTCATGATTTAAGGTGACCATATTTTCATGATAAGGCAAACACTCCCCAAATCCCACCAGCGAAATCGTCCAGGGGCCTGGTTTGAAGAGCTGATCTTTGAAATCTTTACCTACCGTAGGCATGTTTGCGCCGCGTCCCCAGTTTTCACGTCCGGAGTCACCCTGATAGCCGTAGCCTCTCAGGTAGGGCAGTTTTTCTTTTGCCGGGTCAAGATTGCGAAAGCGGGGTATGTATGGACCAGTAGGCCTCCTGCCTTTGTAGTACTGATCTTCAAGCCCATCATAACTGCCGTAAGCGCCTACTTTGTAGTGATGGTCCATGAGGTTATGGCCCAGTTCGCCGCTATCGTTGCCCAGGCCATTAGGGAATCTATCGGAAGTAGAATTGAGCAAAATCTGGGTAGAACCTAAAGCCGAAGCGTTACAAAAGATCACTGGCGCATAATATTCCAGGGCTTCCATGGTCTCTTCATCAATGATACGGACGCCAGTAGCTCGGCCTTTTGTTTCATCATAGATGATGGAGTGTACGATGGAGTGA harbors:
- a CDS encoding gluconate 2-dehydrogenase subunit 3 family protein — translated: MNRREALKQSGLIVGYTLSASTLSQLWTACKSEPQLTWTPQFFTEAQASTVSAMAECILPRTETPGAKDLGIDQYIDVFVKNIYSAEDQQAFVQGMKEFEESCRQAYGKTFANLNPEEQEAFLLDQEQEANMLNHAIWGEVIGEKKPVSFYRQFKAMLISGYFSSEEVGKNLLTYEPVPGSQQGCIPLSEVGNVYSL
- a CDS encoding heme lyase CcmF/NrfE family subunit, which produces MFNAFLGDAGHLFVIISFITSLVAAFAYIKAANAHDLEQKQWRNYARGAFYLHGISVLGVVGTLFYIIYANHYEYHYAWSHASRSLPVYYMISSFWEGQEGSFLLWIFWHVILGVVVINTNKKWEAPVMAVFAFVQAFLASMILGVVFGDLKIGSSPFILLRDALEAPVFAANPEFVPEDGTGLNPLLQNYWMVIHPPTLFLGFALTIIPFAYCIAGLWKKDYENWVKPALPWTIFASAVLGVGIMMGAYWAYETLNFGGYWNWDPVENAVYIPWLIMIASIHTLIIFKNNGTALKTSIVLVITSFILILYSTFLTRSGILGEASVHSFTDLGLSGQLLIYLLFFTLGAIVLAAIRWKYIPTSEKEASAYSREFWIFIGVTTLCLMSFQVLVPTSIPVWNAVVELFGGISNMAPPADQIAFYTKFQLWFGVVVALLSGTGQFFFWKKMDKEKLKSELTVPVVVALLISSLAILIAKVSDPAYILLLTAAIYSVVANAKILIRFARSKNYRLAGGSVSHIGIAMILIGILFSSGYSNVVSINNSGLLLFKDAPDDANVENTLLWINEPREMGEYELTYKGSRIEVKGMPGYVNKQALIRTNDDYVAIAREDLSKDGKVYFAKGDTVKVYAENTYHEVLYTHKESGKEFSLFPRSQVNPNMGLIASPDIRHTFGKDLYTHVSAIPNDEEEKEWSELEEMEVQIGKQFFINDYVAVLENIERVEEVEGAPIEEGDLAVKANIRVYGENEEYMLSPYYLIRDRMVGRIPFTSNELGVRLTLMNIKPEENSFAVGVETTQKDYIVMKAIEKPLINVLWMGTLLLMIGFGIATTRRYKDFVKQREQEENPSTVRRDTSTKRKKTRGAVSV
- a CDS encoding GMC oxidoreductase — encoded protein: MANLNIKAKQENTYDAIVIGSGMSGGWAAKELCEKGLKTLVLERGRMVRHVQDYPTMNKDPWDFEFGGAVTPEQYERQQKQHRTGFLSESDRHFFVDDVDNPYSEVKRFDWIRGYHTGGRSLMWGKHCYRWSELDFEANLKDGYGVDWPIRYRDIAPWYDYVEKFVGISGEKLNLPQLPDGQFLPPMELNCIEQHVRKRIEAQFPGRTLTIGRVAHLTEPTEEHLKLGRGKCQYRNRCSRGCPYGAYFSSNSATLPAAERTGNMTLRPHSIVHSIIYDETKGRATGVRIIDEETMEALEYYAPVIFCNASALGSTQILLNSTSDRFPNGLGNDSGELGHNLMDHHYKVGAYGSYDGLEDQYYKGRRPTGPYIPRFRNLDPAKEKLPYLRGYGYQGDSGRENWGRGANMPTVGKDFKDQLFKPGPWTISLVGFGECLPYHENMVTLNHELKDKWGLPTLTFDCEFKENELAMRKQMMSDAKEMLEASGLQNVQTYDNIGAPGKGIHEMGTARMGRDPRTSVLNKFNQIHAVPNVYVTDGACMTSASCVNPSITYMALAARAVDHAVSEMKKRNLKV
- a CDS encoding cytochrome c maturation protein CcmE domain-containing protein; this translates as MKKTHIFGIIIIAVCVMIIMSTAGDASTYVSFKEAKVMATGGQDKKIHVVGQLSKDEEGNIVGIQPSEDKLSFSFIMVDDNQQEQRVFYNEPMPADFTRSEQVVVIGSYHNDVFVADQILMKCPSKYQEKEIS
- a CDS encoding vanadium-dependent haloperoxidase, whose product is MKKKLKHLLLAGLFLWTVSCQPKTEMNFDDGELIHSAVQKLTDIIVYDIFSPPVASRIYSYSSIAAYEALRHDHPEYQSLEGQINGLDNVPQPEEGKQYNFSLASIHAFTSVGKALIFSEEKMDAYQQNLYAKYESTLSSEVYENSLAYGKQVADHVMNWAGGDNYKQTRTFPKFTVKDEPGRWQPTPPDYMDGIEPHWASIRTLVLDSAQQFRPAPPTPFSVEEGSQFYKEMMEVYETGVNLTDEQEAIAKFWDCNPYVSHHQGHVMFATKKITPGGHWMGITAIASRTAEANLMQSVEAYLLTSVSLMDGFISCWGEKYKSNLIRPETVINQHVDPDWTPLLQTPPFPEYTSGHSVISSAAAVALTHLYGAPFHFQDTTEVAYGLPPREFDSFIGASEEAAISRLYGGIHYMPACEVGVKQGRKVGNFIVSTLTTKKDRPVAMVEEETTIRK